The Chloroflexota bacterium genomic sequence GACCAAGCGCTCGCCCTGGCGGTAAACGAAATAATCACGGATGTTTTCGTAAATCTCGCTCAAGGAACGGGGCAGCATTTCGTCTCTATCGGCGAAGGAGTTAATCAACCGATGGATTTGAGGGACATCCTGGATTCTGGCTCTTTCTGCCGTGCTCAATTCACCGCTTTCCTTTCAGTTTTTGCTCCAGCGAGCGATAGAAGGTATCCTCGGGGTGTATCCGCAGGAACCGTGTCCGATGCGGACTCTGTTTTACTGTGATTGCCGCTCCATCAGAGAGGGGCACATTGATATGTCCGTCAACGCTGAGCGTTGCCTGCTGCGGTGCCGTAACATTTAACCGGGCTACTGTTCCTGCGGGCAATACCAGTGGATAGGCTGGACTAAGGTGGGGCAGGATGGGTACCAGTATAAAATCCTTTGATTGCGGGTACAGGATGGGCCCACCTGCGGCTAGGGAGTAACCGGTGCTGCCCGTAGCCGTCGCTATTATCACTCCGTCAGCTTTATAGTCGGTGAGGTGCTTTCCGTCGATGCTGGCTGCCACGCTAACCAGACGGGCAATGGCACCCCTCGCCACCACCACGTCATTCAGGGCGTGACAGGTGCTTGTCTTTTGACCATCGGCAGGAAACTCGGCCTGAAGCATGGCTCTTTCATCAATCCATCCTTCTCCAGATAACAGGAGAGGTAATTTGTCCACGGCCTCATCGGCGCTGAGTTCGGTCATAAATCCCAATTTACCCAGGTTTATGCCGATAATCGGCGTCATTCGTGGCACTATTGCCTGTGCCGACCGCAGAATGGTACCGTCGCCGCCAACGCTTAAAACCAGGTCGGTATCGTCAAGCTGTGCTCCGGCCGTTTCGCCTTCCCAGGCGGAGCACAGCCAGGCGGTGATGCCGCGGGAGGTTAGGAAATCCTGCAGCTCTTTTGCCTTGGTTCGGGTGGCTTTAACTAATGGATGGTAGAAAATGCCAACTTTTTTCACCGAAATGACCTTTTATGCTGGTTAAAATTAATGATAGTGTAAAGGGAACAAAGGGAAGTGTAGCAAGTATCGCCTTCGGGTGTCAAGGTGGAGAAGGTACGGTTGTACGTGATATAATATTTGATTGAGTTCGGGAGCTTTCTATGACCGGGTCAAGACGGAGAGCAAGGGCCATTGCCCTGCAGACGCTATATGAGGTCGATACCACGCGGCACGAGGTGGAAGAGGTATTGGGCCGACTTCTGGCTGAGGAAGACCTGTCCGAGGATAACAAAGCCTTTGTTCGCCAGCTGGTGAGCCAGACAGTACAACACCGCGAGGAAGTAGACCATAACATTCAGCGGTTTGCGCCGGCCTGGCCCATAGGCCAGATAGCGGTTATTGACCGGAATATTCTCCGACTTGCAATCTCTGAAATTTTATTTGATAATAGAGTAATAGTTAAGGTAGCTATCAATGAAGCTGTTGAACTGGCTAAAAAGTTCGGCGGTGAAAATTCATCAAAGTTTGTCAATGGCGTATTGGGTTCAATCAGTGCGCTCGCTAAAAGATGAAAGGTTTCCGGAAAGGGGGTAAAACGTGGCGACAATTTTTGAGCGAATAAAACCCATGGTTGTGGAACAACTTGGTGTTGAAGAAGAAAACGTAAAACCTGCAGCGAGCTTCGTTGAAGAATTGGGAGCCGATTCTCTGGACCTGGTAGAGCTGATAATGTCACTGGAAGAGGAATTCAGCACTCCGGCGAAGAAAATCGAGATACCGGACGAGGATGCGGAAAAGATAGTCACCATTCAGGATGCGGTTGATTACATTAAGGACCTGGGAGTAGAAGACGGCTAATTCCCCCTCTTAATATCATAAGATGATAAAAAAGCTCGGCACGAATTCGTGCCGAGCTATTAATATGACTGGTTCTCCAGTGTAACCGGCGGAACTAACTTCCCTTGTCGATATCCTCCGCAGCGAAGTCCAGCCCCAGTTCGACCAGCTTTTGCTTCGTCGGGTTGCCGGTCTTCAAGTCCCAGCCCCGGTAAGTATAGTAATCGTCTTTCAACCGTTCGAGGGTCTCCTTGGGGATGTAGCTTCCCTGCATCGGTCCTTCCGGTACCGGCTCTTCCATAAACCGGGCGGGAAGCTGGTCGTCTTCGCGGGTAAACCCCTCTCTTGCCGAAAAGCAGCGGATAATGTTCCACTGTCGTTCCGCAATCTTTCTGGCCCCTTCGTAGTCAAGTTCCCATCCTGTCACCGAATTGAGAGCATTGATGGTGCTATCGCTTATCCTGAGCGGACCCCAGACAGGCTCGCCCAGATGGCATACCAGCATGGAGTCGCAGAGGATAAGCCAGTGATTGACCTCTGCCGCTACGCCTCCCTTTCCTTCAATAATCTTGCGGTCGACCAGCCCGCTTTTTTCGGCAGTGGGCCTGATGTCATGGTGGCTGCCGCCTCTTGGGCCGGTGGCATAACCGACGGCGGCGGCGGGGAAGGGGCGGCAGGTATGGCCAGGAAATTCCAGTCCCTTATTCTGAATAGCAAAGTGGCTGGTGCCCTTGCCGACGATTTTCGCGGCGTCCCTTGTTCCCTTGGCCAGCAGTTCTCCCAGGCCCTCTCGTTTACCAATTTTTTCAATCATCTCGAGCATGCCATCGGCGTTGCCGAACCGTAAATCAATTCCATCGGTGTCTTTTTTGGTGAAGATTCCTTTTTCGTAGCATTCCATAGCCCAGCCAATGCACAACCCGGTGGAAATGAGGTCGATACCATAGTAGTCGCAGAGCTCGTCCGCCTTGCAGAGCACCTCGATGTTGTCAACCTCGCAGATGCTGCCGAAAGCGTAAATCGTTTCGTAGTCGGCACCGTTGATGACCGACTGGTACGGGCCCTTTGGCACGACGCTGTACTTGGTGCAGTTAATGGAACAGGCGAAGCAGGCGCGGTCGCCCTTGACCACCTGCTCTCTCATCACCTCACCGGTGATATTCTTCATCCCTTTGAAAGTCTCGGTCTGCCAGTTTCGGGTGGGCAGGATACCGCCTTCGTTCATGGCGGCCACATTACGTGGTGTGCCGTACCCGGAAAGGCCCTGTACCGCCGGA encodes the following:
- a CDS encoding NAD(+)/NADH kinase → MSVKKVGIFYHPLVKATRTKAKELQDFLTSRGITAWLCSAWEGETAGAQLDDTDLVLSVGGDGTILRSAQAIVPRMTPIIGINLGKLGFMTELSADEAVDKLPLLLSGEGWIDERAMLQAEFPADGQKTSTCHALNDVVVARGAIARLVSVAASIDGKHLTDYKADGVIIATATGSTGYSLAAGGPILYPQSKDFILVPILPHLSPAYPLVLPAGTVARLNVTAPQQATLSVDGHINVPLSDGAAITVKQSPHRTRFLRIHPEDTFYRSLEQKLKGKR
- the nusB gene encoding transcription antitermination factor NusB, coding for MTGSRRRARAIALQTLYEVDTTRHEVEEVLGRLLAEEDLSEDNKAFVRQLVSQTVQHREEVDHNIQRFAPAWPIGQIAVIDRNILRLAISEILFDNRVIVKVAINEAVELAKKFGGENSSKFVNGVLGSISALAKR
- the acpP gene encoding acyl carrier protein, with product MATIFERIKPMVVEQLGVEEENVKPAASFVEELGADSLDLVELIMSLEEEFSTPAKKIEIPDEDAEKIVTIQDAVDYIKDLGVEDG
- a CDS encoding aldehyde ferredoxin oxidoreductase family protein produces the protein MAKSFPHGGYMGQLLRVNLSNKGISKEDLREDLARDFVGGVGLSARMLYEEIPPKIDPLGSENKLVMMTGPVNGTMIPAASRSSFCAKSPYTKSFFHSIFGGFLGPELKFAGYDGLILEGKADKPVYIWIDDDKVEIRDASHLWGKDPFTTQDILRKEIGDEEIHIATIGLAGEEKAPYAMILCDIRAAGRGGLGAVMGSKNLKAIAVRGTGSVTVPNMLRVYNTAVRINELFATTPAVQGLSGYGTPRNVAAMNEGGILPTRNWQTETFKGMKNITGEVMREQVVKGDRACFACSINCTKYSVVPKGPYQSVINGADYETIYAFGSICEVDNIEVLCKADELCDYYGIDLISTGLCIGWAMECYEKGIFTKKDTDGIDLRFGNADGMLEMIEKIGKREGLGELLAKGTRDAAKIVGKGTSHFAIQNKGLEFPGHTCRPFPAAAVGYATGPRGGSHHDIRPTAEKSGLVDRKIIEGKGGVAAEVNHWLILCDSMLVCHLGEPVWGPLRISDSTINALNSVTGWELDYEGARKIAERQWNIIRCFSAREGFTREDDQLPARFMEEPVPEGPMQGSYIPKETLERLKDDYYTYRGWDLKTGNPTKQKLVELGLDFAAEDIDKGS